A region from the Brassica rapa cultivar Chiifu-401-42 unplaced genomic scaffold, CAAS_Brap_v3.01 Scaffold0833, whole genome shotgun sequence genome encodes:
- the LOC117131091 gene encoding uncharacterized protein LOC117131091, with amino-acid sequence MSYADFLAGSFPSSSSAGLGSPAAQGTSVPQPQPASIIEDRLLNELLVAPGRELLPKLSPNGEPNTSWFRRRNRNAICKSILKCFHSLLELPYPTYAHVPLEIQKMWLRSFAQDWNWDPAFTNDVRTAFNLQARKQYTSNVTEWKKKWRLKKDKPICLNQDVWDGFKAYWQLDATAHIAATNSVN; translated from the exons AT GTCTTATGCGGATTTTCTCGCCGGTTCTTTTCCATCTTCCTCATCTGCTGGTCTGGGTTCCCCGGCTGCACAAGGAACAAGTGTCCCTCAGCCACAGCCAGCATCAATCATCGAGGATAGGTTACTGAACGAGTTGTTGGTGGCACCAGGACGAGAGTTGCTTCCTAAGCTGAGCCCAAATGGAGAACCAAATACTAGCTG GTTTAGGCGAAGAAATCGCAATGCAATTTGCAAGTCGATTTTGAAATGCTTTCACAGTCTCCTTGAGTTGCCTTATCCGACGTATGCACATGTTCCATTAGAAATTCAGAAGATGTGGCTCCGTTCATTTGCG CAAGATTGGAACTGGGACCCTGCTTTCACCAATGATGTGCGGACAGCCTTTAATTTGCAGGCTAGAAAGCAGTACACGAGCAACGTGACTGAGTGGAAGAAAAAGTGGAGGCTGAAGAAGGATAAACCCATATGTCTGAATCAAGATGTGTGGGACGGGTTTAAAGCCTATTGGCAGCTCGATGCTACTGCACATATTGCAGCTACCAATTCTGTTAATTGA
- the LOC117131090 gene encoding uncharacterized protein LOC117131090, with product MTAERGGVPPDWLELMRDMHTNKQTGEVQDPVARELLATLSKLKEEKEAQLQQSHQLSANDGSTASNMLSREEINQLVLENVPIKKGRRYGIVRTSEAISTSSSQLSVSSSSIVQYMERMKKSLMKSGH from the exons ATG ACTGCTGAAAGGGGTGGTGTGCCACCAGATTGGTTAGAATTGATGAGGGATATGCACACCAATAAACAAACCGGTGAGGTGCAAGATCCTGTTGCGAGAGAGCTGTTGGCAACTCTGAGTAAGCTGAAGGAGGAAAAAGAAGCACAACTTCAGCAGTCTCATCAGTTGTCTGCGAATGATGGATCTACAGCTTCTAACATGCTGTCCCGCGAAGAGATCAACCAACTGGTTCTCGAG AATGTTCCTATTAAGAAGGGTCGTCGGTATGGTATCGTTCGTACCTCTGAAGCTATCTCAACCTCATCATCTCAGCTCTCTGTTTCTTCCTCGAGTATTGTTCAATACATGGAGCGGATGAAgaagagcttgatgaagagcggtcat